The Apibacter raozihei genome contains a region encoding:
- the rlmN gene encoding 23S rRNA (adenine(2503)-C(2))-methyltransferase RlmN, with protein sequence MNTTKKDIRALSLHELEAYFSSIGEKAFRARQVYEWLWNKNAHSLSDMTNLSKSLREKLDEHFIINPAEIHVMQRSIDGTIKNAVKLHDGNVVESVMIPTSTRTTACVSSQVGCSLDCTFCATARLSRMRNLTPAEIVDQVVLIDKQSREYHEKPLSNIVFMGMGEPMLNYPSVTEAIRKITDEKGLGMSPRRITVSTSGIPKMISKLADENLKVRLALSLHSAIESKRNQLMPFSIKFPLSDVMESLQYWYLKTKSRITFEYIVWKGINDTDEDIQALVRFCKKVPSKVNLIQYNSIEEGGYNQASNQITERYIQLLEKNGITAKVRKSRGEDIDAACGQLANKH encoded by the coding sequence TTGAACACAACTAAAAAAGATATAAGAGCCTTAAGTTTACATGAACTTGAGGCTTACTTTTCATCTATCGGTGAAAAAGCGTTTCGTGCCCGTCAGGTATATGAATGGTTGTGGAATAAAAATGCTCATTCTCTTTCTGATATGACCAATCTGTCGAAATCTTTACGAGAAAAACTGGATGAACATTTTATTATAAATCCTGCAGAAATACACGTTATGCAGAGGTCTATAGATGGAACTATAAAAAATGCGGTAAAGCTTCATGATGGCAATGTGGTTGAATCGGTAATGATTCCAACTTCTACCCGAACGACAGCTTGTGTATCTTCTCAGGTTGGATGCAGTCTTGATTGTACCTTTTGTGCAACGGCAAGACTTTCCAGAATGAGAAATCTTACTCCTGCTGAAATTGTAGATCAGGTGGTTTTGATAGATAAGCAAAGCCGAGAGTATCATGAAAAGCCTCTTTCTAATATTGTTTTTATGGGTATGGGTGAACCCATGCTTAATTATCCCTCTGTTACCGAAGCTATACGGAAAATAACAGATGAAAAAGGGTTAGGCATGTCACCTCGCAGAATTACTGTATCCACTTCCGGAATACCTAAAATGATTAGTAAACTGGCAGATGAAAATTTAAAAGTTCGTCTTGCTTTATCTCTTCACTCAGCTATAGAAAGTAAGAGAAATCAATTAATGCCATTCAGCATTAAATTTCCTTTATCAGATGTTATGGAGTCTTTACAGTATTGGTACTTAAAAACAAAAAGCAGAATTACCTTTGAATATATTGTATGGAAAGGGATTAATGATACTGACGAAGATATTCAGGCGCTGGTAAGATTTTGTAAAAAAGTACCGTCTAAAGTCAATTTGATTCAATATAATTCTATTGAGGAAGGAGGCTATAATCAGGCTTCCAACCAAATTACAGAACGCTATATCCAACTTCTGGAGAAAAACGGAATTACTGCTAAAGTAAGAAAAAGCCGGGGCGAAGATATTGATGCAGCCTGTGGGCAGTTAGCCAATAAGCATTAA
- the queA gene encoding tRNA preQ1(34) S-adenosylmethionine ribosyltransferase-isomerase QueA — protein MKTSDFDFKLPPELLAERPAENRDEARLMVVHKKTGEIEHKLFKDVIDYFDEGDVFILNNTKVFPARLYGNKEKTGAQIEVFLLRELDAESRIWDVLVDPARKIRIGNKLFFTEDDSLVAEVVDNTTSRGRTLRFLFDGSYEEFRRKLKELGETPLPKYIKRKPDADDAERYQTIYAKEEGAVAAPTAGLHFSKHLLKRLEIKGVEFAEVTLHVGLGTFASVEVEDLSKHKMESEQISINEKTCKIVNNAIESKHRVCAVGTTSMRAIETSVSANKRLNPYDGWTNKFIFPPYDFGIADAMITNFHTPKSTLMMMIAAFAGYDLIMKAYKEAIKEGYKFYSYGDAMLII, from the coding sequence ATGAAGACTTCAGATTTTGATTTTAAATTACCCCCTGAGTTATTGGCTGAAAGACCTGCGGAAAACAGAGATGAGGCAAGGTTAATGGTGGTACACAAAAAGACAGGGGAAATTGAACATAAATTATTTAAAGATGTCATTGACTATTTTGACGAAGGAGATGTCTTTATTTTGAATAATACAAAAGTTTTTCCCGCTCGCTTATATGGCAACAAGGAAAAAACCGGAGCCCAAATTGAAGTTTTCTTACTTCGTGAACTTGATGCTGAATCAAGAATTTGGGACGTATTGGTAGATCCTGCCAGAAAGATCCGAATCGGTAATAAACTGTTTTTTACAGAAGATGATAGTCTGGTAGCTGAGGTAGTAGATAATACCACTTCCCGTGGAAGAACTTTACGTTTTTTATTTGATGGTTCTTATGAAGAATTCAGAAGAAAATTAAAAGAACTAGGGGAAACACCACTTCCAAAATATATTAAAAGAAAACCGGATGCTGATGATGCTGAACGTTATCAAACTATTTATGCAAAGGAAGAAGGAGCTGTAGCAGCACCTACTGCCGGATTACATTTTTCGAAACATTTACTTAAACGGCTGGAAATTAAAGGCGTTGAATTTGCTGAAGTTACTTTACATGTTGGATTAGGAACTTTTGCTTCTGTAGAAGTTGAAGACCTCTCCAAGCACAAAATGGAAAGCGAACAAATCAGTATAAATGAAAAAACTTGCAAAATAGTTAATAATGCAATTGAAAGTAAACATCGTGTATGTGCTGTGGGTACGACCTCGATGAGGGCTATTGAAACTTCTGTATCTGCTAATAAACGATTGAATCCCTATGATGGATGGACGAATAAATTTATATTTCCTCCTTACGATTTTGGTATTGCAGATGCTATGATTACCAATTTTCATACACCTAAATCAACCTTAATGATGATGATCGCAGCTTTTGCGGGTTATGATCTGATTATGAAGGCTTATAAAGAAGCTATTAAAGAAGGATATAAATTTTATTCGTATGGTGATGCTATGCTAATCATATAA
- a CDS encoding META domain-containing protein: MKNVMQITNKYLKLSLILVFLIMLYNCGTHKNEKRDNNEIGGSEKVIAGSEFSLVETSNSDFLSIDNIKSKDTWELVKMNGKSAKDLFDKVPTLSFDKAESRVQGFAGCNRYSGGFALEGNKFIISRLVTTRMMCQNKNDEYGFTQAMESVNIAKYEGNNLFLFKDGQLILEFVKK, encoded by the coding sequence ATGAAAAATGTTATGCAAATAACAAATAAGTATTTGAAATTGTCTTTAATTCTTGTATTTCTGATAATGCTTTATAATTGCGGAACGCATAAAAATGAAAAAAGGGACAATAATGAAATTGGTGGAAGTGAAAAGGTAATTGCTGGTTCAGAGTTTTCCTTAGTTGAAACTTCAAACTCGGATTTTCTGTCAATTGATAATATAAAGTCTAAAGATACCTGGGAGTTGGTTAAAATGAACGGTAAGTCTGCGAAAGATTTATTTGATAAAGTTCCCACCTTAAGTTTTGACAAAGCAGAATCACGAGTACAGGGGTTTGCCGGATGTAATCGTTACAGTGGTGGTTTTGCATTGGAAGGAAATAAATTTATAATATCCAGACTCGTAACCACCCGTATGATGTGTCAAAATAAAAATGATGAATACGGATTTACTCAGGCAATGGAAAGTGTAAACATCGCAAAATATGAAGGCAACAATTTGTTTTTGTTTAAGGATGGACAGTTGATTTTAGAATTTGTAAAAAAATAA
- a CDS encoding glycoside hydrolase family 25 protein — protein sequence MKKRTKKTTKNQNLKNPSYKFYYWLTGIILLLALVFFFRTTFTMYYFIIKGKFEEREYGYKNLEKLRPESEALKIHSIINRYRSHAIGIDISQHQGNIAWDSVKYIKNDIPISFVFVRATRGAYVQDAFFRKNWTNLKNKNLLRGAYHYYDVNRNSTDQAENFMKTVTLEKGDLPPVLDIEELPKNQSLELLKKGITNWLHLIEKQYQVKPIIYSNDAYFIHHIADMDLTEYPIWVANYNPRNSPKHSRWSFWQFSEKGIIKGITSNFVDINIFNGNTNQLEKLTIK from the coding sequence ATGAAAAAAAGGACAAAGAAAACAACGAAGAATCAAAACCTAAAAAATCCAAGCTATAAATTTTATTATTGGCTTACAGGAATTATTCTTTTACTTGCACTTGTTTTCTTTTTCAGAACTACATTTACCATGTACTATTTCATAATCAAAGGTAAATTTGAAGAAAGAGAGTATGGATATAAAAATCTGGAAAAATTAAGGCCTGAATCTGAAGCTTTAAAAATTCATTCGATAATTAATAGATACAGATCTCATGCGATAGGAATAGATATAAGTCAACATCAGGGAAATATTGCATGGGACAGTGTTAAGTATATTAAAAATGATATTCCCATTTCGTTCGTTTTTGTGAGGGCTACACGCGGGGCTTATGTTCAAGATGCTTTTTTCAGGAAAAACTGGACAAATCTTAAAAATAAGAATCTTTTAAGAGGAGCTTATCACTATTATGATGTAAATAGAAACTCAACCGATCAGGCTGAAAACTTTATGAAAACGGTAACTCTTGAAAAAGGAGATCTTCCACCAGTTCTTGATATTGAAGAGTTACCCAAAAACCAGTCTTTGGAATTATTAAAAAAAGGCATAACCAACTGGTTACATTTAATTGAAAAACAGTATCAGGTGAAACCTATTATTTATTCCAATGATGCCTATTTTATTCATCATATTGCAGATATGGATTTGACAGAATACCCTATCTGGGTTGCAAATTACAATCCCAGAAATAGTCCTAAGCATAGCCGATGGTCTTTCTGGCAATTTTCGGAAAAAGGTATAATTAAGGGTATTACAAGTAATTTTGTAGATATTAATATTTTTAATGGTAATACGAATCAGTTGGAAAAGCTAACTATAAAATAA
- a CDS encoding porin has product MQKNAVKSIRCFFLLLLPLLNYQMLSQTLDEERISNLEKRISVLEDSISVNRKKEKQSNTIKTVLNKVSIGGMFQTRFISSLSSGIAHNGIHFGDQDHSSNTFDIRRARLSVQAEITPKIKINVLTNFADFKSDTKTRVLENAYLGFKYNKYLNFRIGQFRPLVGPENIIPVDIVKSLDFSNQYYSLGANGWGSFQVGMDVSGSVDIGKIPMSYSVAIVNGNGKNKLDTDNGKLFIARDAFNLYKKYKLEIGINGSWGRVMKKDVYMGAIDITSTIPLASQWSLFLQGQGGKAINHNEYLKASNVSTYKINDYIMQGWFILPNLRYEAKRKYLHSVEFSCRIEEWEVNKLNDNKKTSVTPALSFEFIENYKLRLVIAMQMDRYKKNIPSTSFYNSNLLTIQLQARF; this is encoded by the coding sequence ATGCAAAAAAATGCTGTAAAATCTATTCGTTGCTTTTTCCTTTTATTACTTCCACTGCTTAATTACCAAATGCTGAGCCAGACATTGGATGAAGAAAGAATCTCAAATCTTGAAAAACGAATAAGTGTTCTGGAAGATTCAATATCCGTAAATAGGAAGAAAGAGAAACAAAGCAATACTATCAAAACTGTGTTGAATAAGGTTTCAATCGGAGGTATGTTTCAGACTCGTTTTATTAGCAGCTTAAGTTCTGGAATAGCTCATAACGGTATACATTTTGGAGATCAGGACCATTCAAGCAATACGTTTGACATACGAAGAGCCCGCTTATCTGTTCAGGCAGAGATAACGCCCAAAATCAAAATTAATGTACTCACCAATTTTGCTGATTTTAAATCTGATACTAAAACCCGTGTATTGGAAAATGCTTATCTAGGATTTAAGTATAATAAATATTTAAATTTTCGTATAGGACAATTCCGTCCATTAGTAGGTCCTGAAAATATAATACCTGTTGATATAGTAAAATCATTGGACTTTTCAAATCAATATTATTCATTAGGTGCAAATGGTTGGGGAAGCTTCCAAGTCGGAATGGATGTTTCCGGAAGCGTAGATATTGGCAAAATACCCATGTCATATTCAGTTGCTATTGTCAATGGAAATGGAAAAAACAAACTGGATACTGACAATGGAAAGTTATTTATTGCCCGAGATGCATTTAATCTTTATAAAAAATACAAATTAGAAATCGGCATAAACGGTAGCTGGGGACGAGTGATGAAGAAAGATGTCTATATGGGAGCTATTGACATCACCAGCACTATTCCTCTTGCTTCTCAATGGTCTTTATTTCTTCAAGGTCAAGGGGGAAAAGCAATTAATCACAATGAATATTTAAAGGCTTCTAATGTATCTACTTATAAAATAAACGACTATATCATGCAAGGCTGGTTTATTTTACCTAATCTCAGATATGAGGCAAAAAGAAAATATTTACACTCTGTAGAGTTTTCTTGTAGAATTGAGGAATGGGAAGTAAATAAGTTAAACGATAATAAAAAAACTTCAGTAACACCTGCACTAAGTTTTGAGTTTATTGAGAATTATAAACTTCGTCTTGTCATCGCCATGCAAATGGATCGATACAAAAAAAATATCCCTTCAACATCCTTTTACAACAGCAATTTACTTACTATTCAGTTACAGGCAAGATTTTAA
- the gmk gene encoding guanylate kinase, whose amino-acid sequence MALVYHKPGNDTLQLKELLPGKHIEGKLIILSAPSGAGKTTIVQYLLSVIPELSFSISCTTRPKRENETDGKDYYFLTETEFREKIEGKEFIEFEEVYKNRFYGTLHTEIDRLWNQGKHVIFDIDVQGGLNLKKQFGDRALALFIAPPSLKELEERLRSRNTENEETLKMRIEKADQELSFANNFDHVIVNDNLEKAKNKAHKLITSFLSE is encoded by the coding sequence ATGGCATTGGTATACCACAAACCGGGAAATGACACTTTACAGTTGAAAGAGCTATTACCGGGTAAACATATTGAAGGAAAACTTATAATCTTATCTGCACCTTCAGGAGCAGGTAAAACTACAATTGTACAATATTTATTATCGGTTATACCTGAACTATCATTTTCAATATCTTGTACTACAAGGCCTAAAAGAGAGAATGAAACGGATGGAAAGGATTATTACTTTCTGACTGAGACTGAATTTAGGGAAAAAATTGAAGGAAAAGAATTTATTGAATTTGAAGAAGTTTATAAAAATCGTTTTTATGGAACACTTCATACAGAAATCGATCGCTTATGGAATCAAGGAAAGCATGTAATATTTGATATAGATGTGCAAGGCGGCTTAAATTTGAAAAAACAGTTTGGTGATCGTGCGCTTGCTTTATTTATAGCTCCTCCTTCGTTAAAAGAACTAGAAGAAAGATTACGCAGTAGAAATACTGAAAATGAAGAAACTTTAAAAATGCGCATAGAAAAGGCTGATCAGGAACTTTCTTTCGCAAATAATTTTGATCATGTTATTGTTAATGATAATTTAGAAAAAGCAAAAAATAAAGCACATAAATTAATTACTTCATTTTTATCCGAATAA